From the genome of Enoplosus armatus isolate fEnoArm2 chromosome 21, fEnoArm2.hap1, whole genome shotgun sequence, one region includes:
- the phex gene encoding phosphate-regulating neutral endopeptidase PHEX — MELERLGGGGVKPERGNTHLYRIALAMCVCLCAALLLALILVSQKSSQEEFCLSPECIEAAGSVLSKMDQSVNPCEDFYSFSCGGWLKENPIPEDSSSYGIYPWLRQHVDIRLKELLEAPSDHDELEAVTKAKILYRSCMNETILEQMDTRPMLKTLQQPEFRWPVVGDGLGGEYQWSAEQWSLLKTLAEMRNQHSKSVLIRMYVSPDDKNSSYYIIKLDQASLSLPSREDYITNTSSARAYRAALLSLMVDTAVMLGAPEKAALTQMEKALAFETKLAHILIPYENRTSENMYNRYSLSRLQRSIPQFDWMGFVKAVVESEVDPVRSVSTSEPVIVRAPQYFKELFKLISATDPRTVANYVQWRTVFSRITTLSRRFLYRYLDYARVTTGTTSLTPRWDKCVNYVENSLVYATGRLFVNTHFQEDKKHMMEELIKGVRWAFIDMLEKENTWMDQPTKKRAIEKAHAVLAKVGYPEFILNDTYLNEDLKQLEFSEKDYYGNVMQTLKFIAQSDITWLRKSVPRTEWFTNPTTVNAFYSSSTNQIRFPAGELQKPFFWGREYPRSLSYGAIGVIVGHELTHGFDNNGRKYDKDGNLDQWWSNSSVTGFTEKTQCMIDQYNGYRWEEAGLKVRGKRTLAENIADNGGIREAFRAYRRWVDESRGGVEEPLLPGVGLNNNQLFFLSYAHVRCNSYRPEAARDQIQSGAHSPPKYRVIGAMSNYEEFRKAFNCPQSSVMNRGAQSCRVW, encoded by the exons ATGGAGCTAGAGCGTTTGGGTGGCGGTGGGGTTAAACCTGAGAGGGGCAACACTCATCTCTACAGGATAGCActggccatgtgtgtgtgtctctgcgcCGCTCTGCTGCTTGCACTCATACTGG tctCTCAAAAATCTAGTCAGGAGGAGTTCTGTCTGAGCCCAGAATGCATTGAAGCAG CGGGGTCCGTTCTGAGTAAAATGGATCAGTCCGTTAACCCCTGCGAGGACTTCTATAGTTTCTCCTGTGGTGGTTGGTTAAAGGAAAACCCGATCCCTGAAGATTCCTCCTCGTATGGCATCTACCCCTGGCTGCGGCAGCATGTAGACATCCGACTCAAAG AGTTACTGGAAGCTCCGTCGGACCATGATGAACTGGAGGCAGTGACGAAGGCTAAGATCCTTTACCGCTCCTGTATGAATGAGA CTATACTGGAGCAGATGGACACCAGACCAATGCTGAAAACACTTCAACAGCCTGAGTTTCGGTGGCCTGTTGTGGGTGATGGACTTGGCGGGGAGTATCAGTGGTCGGCGGAGCAGTGGAGCCTCCTGAAGACGCTGGCAGAGATGAGGAACCAGCACAGTAAGAGCGTCCTGATTCGCATGTACGTCTCCCCTGATGACAAAAACTCCTCATACTACATCATCAAG CTCGATCAGGCGTCCTTGTCTCTGCCCTCCAGGGAAGACTACATCACCAACACTTCCTCGGCCCGGGCG tatCGTGCAGCCTTGCTGAGTTTGATGGTGGATACAGCCGTCATGCTGGGAGCTCCAGAGAAAGCAGCACTGACCCAGATGGAAAAGGCTCTTGCCTTCGAGACCAAACTGGCTCAT ATCCTGATTCCTTATGAAAACCGCACCAGTGAGAACATGTACAACAGATACTCACTCTCTCGCCTGCAGCGCTCCATACCACAG tttgattGGATGGGTTTTGTAAAAGCTGTGGTGGAGTCTGAAGTCGACCCGGTTCGGTCCGTCTCCACCTCTGAGCCCGTCATCGTCCGAGCTCCGCAGTACTTCAAGGAACTTTTCAAGCTCATTAGCGCCACAGAtcccag gacTGTAGCTAACTACGTGCAATGGAGGACAGTTTTTTCCAGGATCACCACTCTGAGCCGTCGTTTCCTTTACAGATACCTGGACTACGCTCGG GTAACCACGGGAACCACCTCTCTGACCCCGCGCTGGGATAAGTGCGTTAACTACGTCGAGAACTCGCTTGTTTATGCCACCGGGCGCCTCTTTGTCAACACACACTTCCAGGAGGACAAGAAACAcatg atggaGGAGCTGATTAAGGGCGTTCGCTGGGCGTTCATCGACATGCTGGAGAAGGAGAACACCTGGATGGATCAACCAACGAAGAAGAGAGCCATAGAGAAG gCTCATGCGGTCCTGGCTAAGGTTGGCTACCCCGAGTTTATTCTAAACGACACCTATCTCAATGAAGATTTAAAGCAG CTCGAGTTCAGTGAGAAGGACTACTACGGGAACGTGATGCAGACGTTGAAGTTCATCGCCCAGTCTGATATCACTTGGCTCCGAAAGAGCGTCCCACGTACGGA gtggtTTACTAACCCAACAACTGTGAACGCCTTCTACAGTTCCTCCACGAATCAAATCA GATTCCCCGCTGGAGAACTTCAAAAACCCTTCTTTTGGGGAAGAGAGTATCCAAG ATCTTTAAGTTATGGTGCCATCGGGGTGATAGTAGGACATGAGCTAACACACGGCTTTGACAATAACG GTCGCAAGTATGACAAAGATGGAAACCTTGACCAGTGGTGGAGCAACTCTTCTGTAACGGGCTTCACTGAGAAGACCCAGTGTATGATTGACCAGTATAATGGCTACCGCTGGGAGGAGGCAGGCCTGAAG GTGCGGGGCAAGAGGACTCTGGCAGAAAACATAGCAGACAATGGAGGAATAAGAGAGGCTTTTAGG GCGTACAGGCGGTGGGTAGATGAGAGCAGAGGTGGTGTGGAGGAGCCTCTGTTGCCTGGAGTTGGACTGAACAACAACCAACTGTTCTTCCTGAGCTATGCACAT GTGAGATGTAATTCATACAGACCTGAAGCAGCCAGGGACCAGATCCAGAGTGGAGCTCACAGTCCACCAAAGTAcag AGTTATCGGAGCGATGAGTAACTATGAAGAGTTTCGGAAAGCGTTCAACTGTCCTCAGTCGTCGGTCATGAACCGAGGCGCGCAGTCCTGCCGGGtgtggtga